In the Sulfurivermis fontis genome, GCACCTTGGCCGTGAAATCGGTCAGCGGCAGCACCATGAAACCGATATCACGCTGCTGCCCCTGCAATTTCTGCATGGCAAGCCGCTCGGCCGGAGTTGTGAAATCACTACGTGCCACACCGGCATACAGTTGTTGCGTGAGCATGTCGCGACGCAGATCGGCCTCGAACGACTTGACCTCCATACCGCGGCTGCGCAAGGCTGTCTCGTAAGCCTGCTGTGAGAAATGGCCGTCGACCTGGAATGCAGGGACGTTGTGGATGGTCGCCGCCAACAAGGCATTGCCAATACGCATACCGCTGTCAGTAGCCGTCTGTACCAGCAATTCCTGTTCGATCAGCCCATCCAGCACCTGCCGCCGCATCTGTTCCTCCGGAAACATCTCCGGACGGTAATTGGCACCCAGCATTTCCTGCAAGCGCTGCTGCTGCTGGTAGTACACCTGCTGCAGGCGCTGCTGGGAAATTTCGGTGTCGTTGACCTTGGCGGCCGGCAGTTCCTTGCCGCCACCAAAATACTGATTGATACCCCACAGTGCGAATGGAATGATGATCAGGATTACGATAACCCAGGCAATCCAACTCTGGGCGCGTTCACGGATGAATTGCAGCATGGCGGTTTGGCCCCTACGCTGACGAATTAGTATTTTTGTTCACAAAAAAGAAAAGGGCGCACTGTGCGGTGCGCCCTTTTGCTAGTGGCGGAGTGGACGGGACTCGAACCCGCGACCCCCGGCGTGACAGGCCGGTATTCTAACCGACTGAACTACCACTCCATAAAACAACTGCATTGCATGGTGGGTGCTGAGGGACTTGAACCCCCGACCCTCGCCTTGTAAGGGCGACGCTCTACCAACTGAGCTAAGCACCCTATCCTAAAGGCGCGCTAGTTTACTGCATCCTTCAAGGCTTTGCCAGCCTTAAATGAAGGATTTTTTGCAGCCTTGATATTGATGGTTTCGCCGGTGCGCGGGTTACGGCCGCTACGAGCAGCACGCTCACGCACAACGAAAGTACCGAAACCAACCAGATTCACCTGTTCGCCATTCTTCAGCGCGCTGGTCACAGCCTCGATCATGGCATCCAATGCACGGCCGGCGGCAGCCTTGGAAATATCGGCGCCTGCAGCAACCGCATCGATCAACTCGGACTTATTCACCAGGTCATCTCCTATATTTCGCTGTTCAAAAAAAACACCGCCTCATGACTGGGCGGCCGGCGATTCGAGGGGCGTTTTATACCAACTGCCTTGAGACACTGTCAAGCAAGGATTTGCGACCTACGGATTGCGAATTGATTTTGCAGGAAAAACATCCCGCTGCCTGGACAACGGGATGTGAACGGCATATCAGTGCGGCCTGATGGCCCCCTGCGCTTCCTGCTCCGCCGGCTTGGCCGTATCAGCCACCTCAACGGGCTCAGGAAGGGGTTCGGGTGTGCGCACCAGCGCCAATTGCAGTACCTCATCAATCCACTTGACCGGACGAATAACGAGGTTTTCCTTGATGCTATCCGGTATATCGGCCAGATCGCGTCGATTCTCGTCCGGAATTACCACGGTCTTGATCCCGCCGCGCTGCGCCGCCAGCAATTTTTCCTTCAGACCACCGATGGGAAGCACCTCGCCGCGCAAGGTGATCTCGCCAGTCATGGCCACATCGGCACGAACCGCAATACCGGTCAGCGCCGACACCAGTGCAGTACACATGCCGATACCGGCGCTGGGGCCATCCTTGGGAATGGCGCCCTCGGGGACATGGATGTGAATGTCCTTCTTTTCGTAGAACTCCGGATCGATACCGAGCTTGCGCGAACGACTGCGCACCACACTCATTGCCGCCTGGATCGATTCCTTCATCACATCACCCAACTGGCCGGTGATGGTGTGCTTGCCCTTGCCCGGCACCACGGC is a window encoding:
- a CDS encoding HU family DNA-binding protein — encoded protein: MNKSELIDAVAAGADISKAAAGRALDAMIEAVTSALKNGEQVNLVGFGTFVVRERAARSGRNPRTGETINIKAAKNPSFKAGKALKDAVN